Proteins from one Ipomoea triloba cultivar NCNSP0323 chromosome 1, ASM357664v1 genomic window:
- the LOC116023965 gene encoding calvin cycle protein CP12-3, chloroplastic, producing the protein MGSLSLTGFSLNLKPSVPQGPGLFRSGLPPRKVMQQQVEIRRVKATSGGAKYKGTYMREKQLEEMIEKMVKEAKEVCGEDETSDECKVAWDEVEEVSQAKADLRLKLEKQQDPLESFCQDNPETDECRIYEH; encoded by the coding sequence ATGGGGTCTTTGAGTTTGACGGGTTTCAGTTTGAATCTGAAGCCATCTGTACCCCAAGGCCCTGGCTTGTTCAGATCAGGGCTACCGCCAAGGAAGGTGATGCAGCAGCAAGTAGAGATCAGGAGGGTGAAAGCTACGAGCGGAGGAGCTAAGTACAAGGGGACGTACATGAGGGAGAAGCAGCTGGAGGAGATGATAGAGAAGATGGTGAAGGAAGCCAAGGAGGTGTGTGGCGAGGACGAAACGTCCGACGAGTGCAAGGTGGCATGGGACGAGGTGGAAGAGGTGAGCCAAGCCAAAGCCGATCTCCGCCTCAAGCTTGAGAAACAGCAAGATCCCCTCGAGTCCTTCTGTCAAGACAACCCTGAAACTGATGAGTGTCGCATCTATGAACATTGA
- the LOC116023949 gene encoding mitotic spindle checkpoint protein BUBR1 — protein MENVLMDPETEFLASKQETGNEWELFKENVRPLKRGRNISLLNDALKSHSDFELKKSLLDKRRRLIEAVDEYKGEDPLQPWLECIKWVQESFPPGGDSSGLVVIYEQCVRTFWHDDRYKDDLRYLKVWLEYAENCVDAEVIFSFLEANKIGQTHSSFYVAYALHMESKNKIRTADEIFNRGLSINAQPIEKLKEAYRKFLGRSMRKSKAVEEDSTENQLPVRSFGTLLARGGTGNQTTETSDFSRKKLKPGRAQVPFLPIYKDKNTDIASSHHIETSKLDTRSWHCLGARGERNKENNAIPSKWTSNKIPQRAVHRNNGATATACIEIFVDDECNEKSETENRGEKVSTLQLRQGDGKDIKKETELLRENPLHYFPPNSLPR, from the exons ATGGAGAACGTATTAATGGATCCAGAGACTGAGTTTTTGGCTTCAAAGCAAGAGACGGGCAACGAGTGGGAACTCTTCAAGGAGAACGTCAGGCCTCTCAAGAGAGGCCGTAACATCAGTCTTCTCAACGACGCTCTCAAATCTCACTCTGATTTCGAGCTCAAGAAATCCCTTCTCGATAAGCGAAG GAGGCTGATTGAAGCCGTTGACGAGTACAAAGGCGAAGACCCTCTCCAACCATGGCTCGA GTGTATCAAGTGGGTTCAGGAGTCTTTCCCTCCTGGTGGTGACAGCTCAGGACTTGTTGTGATTTATGAACAATGTGTTCGCACCTTTTGGCATGACGATCGCTACAAAGATGATCTTCGCTACTTGAAAGTGTGGCTAGAATAT GCTGAAAATTGTGTGGATGCTGAAGTCATCTTTAGTTTTCTGGAGGCAAATAAAATTGGACAGACACACTCTTCCTTCTATGTTGCATATGCCTTGCACATggaatctaaaaataaaattagaactGCAGATGAAATATTTAATCGTGGGTTATCTAT AAATGCACAGCCAATTGAAAAGTTGAAGGAAGCTTATAGGAAATTTCTTGGACGATCAATGAGGAAATCAAAAGCAGTAGAG GAAGATTCAACAGAAAACCAATTGCCAGTTCGAAGTTTTGGTACTTTATTGGCTAGGGGAGGCACCG GAAATCAAACTACAGAGACTTCTGATTTTTCTAGGAAGAAGTTGAAGCCTGGAAG GGCTCAAGTTCCATTTCTCCCCATTTATAAAGATAAAAACACTGATATTGCATCAAGCCATCATATAGAGACATCAAAGTTGGACACCAGATCATGGCACTGCCTTGGTGCCAGAGGAGAGAGGAACAAAGAGAATAATGCAATTCCTTCCAAATGGACCTCAAATAAG ATTCCTCAAAGAGCAGTACATAGAAACAATGGAGCCACTGCTACTGCATGCATCGAGATTTTTGTGGATGACGAATGTAATGA AAAATCTGAAACAGAAAATCGTGGTGAGAAGGTTTCTACTCTGCAGCTCAGACAAGGGGATGGAAAAGACATCAAGAA GGAAACGGAATTATTGAGGGAGAATCCACTGCATTACTTCCCTCCAAACTCCTTGCCTAGATGA